In the Candidatus Limnocylindria bacterium genome, one interval contains:
- a CDS encoding anti-sigma factor: MIHVTDELELYALGALAPGDSARVAAHLSECPACREQARAIDEVVQELPETLPDRDAPGVLRERILATAKADLSAERAPRRDTAWLARLLRPGLVFAAVMWIAVGAAAVVNENLALSNQLKVVAAERASYESIVEGIRQGGRWWYMSGKDQWTGSGGTLIAPRVEGRPPFVVFHDLKPLPQTQMYTIWLVSADNTWVRGANFRPDGKDVQAVDVTAPIVGFDRCAVTIENSAWGRRAGPVVMESRIVAPAPQ, encoded by the coding sequence ATGATCCACGTCACAGACGAGCTGGAGCTGTACGCGCTCGGCGCACTGGCGCCGGGCGACAGCGCGCGCGTGGCCGCGCATCTTTCTGAGTGCCCAGCCTGCCGCGAGCAGGCCCGCGCCATCGACGAGGTCGTCCAGGAGCTCCCCGAGACGCTGCCCGACCGCGACGCTCCGGGCGTTCTGCGTGAGCGGATCCTCGCGACGGCCAAGGCCGACCTGTCGGCGGAACGCGCCCCGCGCCGCGACACCGCGTGGCTCGCCCGCCTGCTTCGGCCCGGGCTCGTCTTCGCCGCGGTCATGTGGATCGCCGTCGGGGCTGCCGCGGTGGTCAACGAGAACCTCGCCCTGTCGAATCAGCTGAAGGTCGTCGCGGCGGAGCGCGCGTCCTATGAATCGATCGTCGAAGGCATCCGGCAGGGCGGTCGCTGGTGGTACATGTCCGGCAAAGACCAATGGACCGGATCCGGCGGCACGCTCATCGCGCCGCGCGTCGAAGGCCGGCCGCCGTTCGTCGTGTTCCACGACCTGAAGCCGCTGCCGCAGACGCAGATGTACACGATCTGGCTCGTGAGCGCGGACAACACCTGGGTCCGCGGCGCGAACTTCCGACCGGATGGCAAGGACGTGCAAGCCGTTGACGTCACCGCGCCGATCGTGGGATTCGACCGCTGTGCGGTGACGATCGAAAACTCGGCTTGGGGTCGTCGCGCGGGACCGGTCGTCATGGAATCGAGGATCGTCGCGCCGGCGCCCCAGTAG